Proteins encoded within one genomic window of Microbacterium sp. LKL04:
- a CDS encoding ATP-binding protein translates to MRGSSVGSRLLLARVDRGGFPQASDVAILIVENGGERLDPTVVATLAERFQRGTARIRRSDHERNGLGLAIVGAIVGAHGGELTLAARTTGGLRATVRVPVDIDPAS, encoded by the coding sequence ATGCGCGGGTCCTCCGTCGGATCGAGGCTGCTGCTCGCCCGCGTTGACCGAGGTGGGTTCCCCCAGGCATCCGACGTCGCGATCTTGATCGTCGAGAACGGCGGCGAACGGCTTGATCCCACCGTGGTCGCGACGCTGGCCGAACGGTTCCAACGCGGGACCGCTCGTATCCGCCGATCCGATCACGAGCGGAACGGACTCGGACTCGCGATCGTCGGAGCGATCGTCGGAGCTCACGGGGGCGAGCTCACCCTCGCGGCACGAACGACCGGCGGTCTGCGCGCGACGGTGCGAGTGCCTGTCGACATCGACCCGGCGAGCTGA
- a CDS encoding HNH endonuclease signature motif containing protein has product MTDETETPGGEAYLAAVAGIVADVEDVGRQIAAGQIAELRTLAAAGRLADAQSAHADANVLLHDIALRSISAEVAGAMRLTDRTVQRRIGEARVTIEGFPAAVAAWEAGRIVRGHVSAIVDAGVNLPAELWAEFEKVAIERCERDTPNRVRGELEVLAHRMHPRSFAERHEEAAAGRCVRLIPGRDGMSDLIATLPTVIAEGIHDRLTQQARAIIDTREERSAGSDVVATDARSTDQVRADVFADLLLAGTPALDDTRDTTAGPLGAIRARVQVLVPAATLTGADDGPCDLAGRSPIDPATARVLARVPHVWERLFHDPTTGVTVSTDSYRVPSGMRRFLQARDQHCRFPGCRVAAIRCEVDHTHDHALGGRTELTNLAHLCQRHHSMKQFTAWRVRQLEGGVLEWTSPLGRTYREDAPTPAVAFAPATVTPGDLAPF; this is encoded by the coding sequence ATGACGGACGAGACGGAAACCCCCGGTGGTGAGGCGTATCTCGCTGCCGTCGCGGGGATCGTCGCGGACGTCGAAGATGTAGGCCGCCAGATCGCTGCGGGGCAGATCGCGGAGCTTCGCACGCTCGCCGCTGCCGGGCGTTTGGCGGACGCGCAGAGCGCTCATGCGGACGCGAACGTCCTCCTGCACGACATAGCTCTGCGATCTATCTCGGCCGAGGTCGCGGGGGCGATGCGACTGACTGACCGGACGGTGCAACGCCGGATCGGCGAGGCCCGAGTGACCATCGAAGGGTTCCCGGCGGCGGTGGCCGCGTGGGAAGCCGGCCGGATCGTCCGCGGGCACGTGAGCGCGATCGTCGACGCCGGAGTGAACCTTCCCGCGGAGTTGTGGGCGGAGTTCGAGAAGGTCGCGATCGAACGATGCGAACGCGACACGCCGAACCGGGTGCGAGGAGAGTTGGAAGTCCTCGCGCACCGAATGCACCCACGGAGCTTCGCGGAACGGCACGAGGAGGCTGCGGCGGGCCGATGCGTGCGGTTGATCCCAGGGCGGGATGGGATGAGCGATCTGATCGCAACGCTCCCGACGGTGATCGCGGAGGGGATCCACGACCGGTTGACGCAGCAGGCGCGCGCGATCATCGACACGCGAGAGGAGCGCTCGGCCGGCTCCGACGTCGTGGCAACCGATGCGCGCTCGACCGACCAGGTTCGGGCAGACGTGTTCGCCGACCTGCTGCTCGCGGGCACCCCGGCGTTGGACGACACCCGAGACACGACCGCCGGACCGCTCGGCGCGATCCGCGCGAGGGTGCAGGTGCTCGTCCCGGCCGCGACTTTGACCGGTGCGGATGATGGGCCGTGCGATCTCGCGGGCCGCTCGCCGATCGACCCCGCGACCGCGCGGGTGCTCGCCAGGGTGCCGCACGTTTGGGAGCGCCTGTTCCACGACCCGACGACCGGGGTCACCGTGTCGACCGATTCGTACCGCGTGCCGTCCGGGATGCGCCGGTTCCTGCAAGCCAGGGATCAACATTGCCGCTTCCCCGGATGCCGAGTCGCGGCGATCCGGTGTGAGGTCGACCACACCCACGACCACGCCCTCGGCGGACGAACAGAACTCACGAACCTCGCCCACCTGTGCCAGCGGCATCATTCGATGAAGCAATTCACCGCCTGGCGTGTGCGACAACTCGAGGGTGGTGTCCTCGAATGGACCTCACCCCTCGGCAGGACCTACAGAGAAGACGCACCCACCCCGGCCGTCGCCTTCGCCCCTGCCACCGTTACTCCCGGAGACCTGGCGCCGTTCTGA
- a CDS encoding FAD-binding dehydrogenase: MTTDAADAIVVGAGLAGLVAASELLDAGKRVLIVEQEPEASFGGQAWWSFGGLFLVDSPEQRRLGVKDSLELARQDWFGSAGFDRPEDRWPRAWAEAYLQFAAGEKRAWLRERGIRFFPVVGWAERGGDRATAHGNSVPRFHITWGTGPGVLEPFVRRVLEGVATGRARIAFRHRVDRLEVDGGAVVGVSGAVLAPDSAERGAPSNRNETGEFSFRAGAVLVSSGGIGGNHDLVRAQWPTRMGRAPETMLSGVPAHVDGRMLGVAETAGAHLINGDRMWHYVEGIQNHSPVWPSHGIRILPGPSSLWLDATGHRLPTPLFPGFDTIGTLEHIVRDGHDHSWFVLNQAILKKEFALSGSEQNPDLTGKDLKLLAGRLKAGRATPPVEAFKERGADFIVADTVPQLLERMRAASALLDIDRVRLELEARDREMANPFTKDAQVTAVRQARRYRGDKLLRVATPRPIADPKNGPLIAVKLHVITRKSLGGIETDLSGRALAASGEPIPGLYAAGEASGFGGGGVHGYRALEGTFLGGCIFSGRAAGRAMASAV; this comes from the coding sequence ATGACAACGGATGCCGCGGACGCGATCGTCGTCGGAGCGGGACTCGCTGGGCTGGTCGCCGCATCCGAACTGCTGGATGCGGGCAAGCGCGTGCTGATCGTCGAGCAGGAACCCGAGGCGAGCTTCGGTGGACAGGCGTGGTGGTCGTTCGGCGGCCTGTTCCTCGTCGACTCACCCGAGCAGCGCCGCCTCGGCGTGAAGGACTCGCTCGAGCTCGCGCGGCAGGACTGGTTCGGCTCGGCGGGCTTCGACCGCCCCGAGGACCGCTGGCCGCGGGCGTGGGCTGAGGCGTACCTGCAGTTCGCCGCCGGTGAGAAGCGCGCATGGCTGCGGGAGCGCGGCATCCGCTTCTTCCCCGTCGTGGGATGGGCCGAGCGCGGCGGCGACCGGGCGACCGCGCACGGCAACTCCGTGCCGCGGTTCCACATCACGTGGGGCACCGGTCCGGGCGTCCTCGAACCTTTCGTCCGCCGCGTGCTCGAGGGGGTCGCCACCGGCCGGGCACGCATCGCCTTCCGGCACCGTGTCGACCGGCTCGAGGTCGACGGCGGCGCGGTCGTGGGGGTGAGCGGCGCGGTCCTCGCACCCGACTCCGCCGAGCGGGGTGCTCCGAGCAACCGGAACGAGACGGGCGAGTTCTCGTTCCGCGCCGGCGCAGTCCTCGTCTCGAGCGGCGGCATCGGCGGCAATCACGACCTCGTCCGCGCCCAGTGGCCCACCCGCATGGGACGCGCCCCCGAGACGATGCTCTCCGGCGTGCCCGCGCACGTCGACGGACGGATGCTGGGGGTCGCCGAGACCGCCGGCGCCCACCTGATCAACGGCGACCGCATGTGGCATTACGTCGAGGGCATCCAGAACCACAGCCCCGTGTGGCCGAGCCACGGCATCCGGATCCTGCCGGGGCCCTCGTCGCTGTGGCTGGATGCCACCGGTCACCGTCTGCCCACGCCGCTATTCCCGGGGTTCGACACGATCGGCACGCTCGAGCACATCGTGCGCGACGGTCACGACCACAGCTGGTTCGTGCTCAACCAGGCGATCCTGAAGAAGGAGTTCGCGCTGTCCGGCAGCGAGCAGAACCCCGACCTCACCGGCAAGGACCTGAAGCTCCTCGCGGGGCGGCTGAAGGCCGGCCGAGCCACGCCTCCGGTCGAGGCGTTCAAGGAACGCGGGGCGGACTTCATCGTCGCCGACACGGTTCCGCAATTGCTCGAGCGGATGCGGGCGGCATCCGCTCTGCTCGACATCGATCGCGTGCGCCTCGAACTCGAGGCCCGGGACCGCGAGATGGCCAACCCGTTCACGAAGGACGCGCAGGTCACCGCGGTCCGGCAGGCGCGGCGTTACCGCGGCGACAAGCTGCTGCGCGTCGCGACCCCCAGGCCGATCGCCGACCCGAAGAACGGTCCGCTCATCGCGGTGAAGCTCCACGTCATCACGCGCAAGAGCCTCGGCGGCATCGAGACCGACCTGTCGGGTCGTGCGCTCGCCGCCTCGGGGGAGCCGATCCCCGGCTTGTACGCAGCCGGCGAGGCGAGCGGCTTCGGCGGGGGCGGCGTGCACGGCTACCGCGCGCTCGAAGGCACGTTCCTCGGCGGCTGCATCTTCTCGGGCCGCGCCGCCGGACGCGCGATGGCGAGCGCCGTGTGA
- a CDS encoding sigma-70 family RNA polymerase sigma factor produces the protein MSELPAPEKDAALGRLIARSASGDVASFTRLYDATSAAAFAVAVRVTGDRRLAEQVLQSAFVSVWHDAGRFRAKRTAALSWILAIVHRHAVATLREARPADAGAHTPDRTAASHRALRKLPDEQEQVVSLAYFGGHTQPEIAEMTGTPLATVKARTRSALDQLRDAARPLAESIALPLTGSTPIQPPPTGAAA, from the coding sequence ATGTCCGAACTACCCGCGCCCGAGAAGGATGCCGCACTGGGGCGACTCATCGCCCGGTCGGCCTCGGGCGATGTCGCCTCCTTCACCCGTCTCTACGACGCGACGTCCGCGGCCGCCTTCGCCGTCGCCGTGCGCGTCACCGGCGACCGGCGTCTCGCCGAGCAGGTGCTGCAGAGCGCCTTCGTATCGGTGTGGCACGACGCGGGACGCTTCCGCGCAAAGCGGACCGCTGCGCTCTCCTGGATCCTCGCGATCGTGCACCGCCATGCCGTCGCCACCCTTCGCGAGGCGCGGCCCGCGGACGCGGGGGCGCACACCCCGGACCGCACCGCAGCCAGCCACCGTGCCCTGCGGAAGCTGCCGGACGAGCAGGAACAGGTGGTCTCGCTCGCCTACTTCGGCGGACACACCCAGCCCGAGATCGCCGAGATGACCGGGACCCCCCTCGCCACGGTGAAGGCGCGCACGCGCAGCGCGCTCGACCAGCTCCGCGACGCGGCGCGTCCCCTCGCCGAGTCGATCGCGCTCCCCCTCACCGGCTCGACCCCCATTCAGCCGCCGCCGACCGGCGCGGCCGCCTAG
- a CDS encoding FAD-binding protein, which translates to MSDGAGENWSRNIRYTAERYVAPRTVDELREVVAASDSVKALGSRHSFTRIADTGGTLVSTAELDLPIQVDAAQKRVRVGGGVRYGELAQELDRQGWALANLASLPHISVAGAVSTGTHGSGVGNRSLAAAVTGLELVTSTGELVQLTDRDDALAGAVVGLGALGIVTTVELAIEPTYEVAQTVYENVPLEAVRKAFDVIAGSAYSVSFFTTFRDDMYVDQVWRKERTDAAATPIPAALRDRQASGARHPLPGVSAASCTVQGGKAGRWLDRLPHFKLEFTPSNGEELQSEFLLPFGDAVAAFDAVRELSERLKPVLQVCEVRTIAGDDLWLSPSSGRDSVAFHFTWTNDEAGVAEVLPELEAALAPFGARPHWGKVFTPRDPAELYPRWAEFVQLQRALDPRGAFLNDYLRALGL; encoded by the coding sequence ATGAGCGACGGCGCAGGAGAGAACTGGTCCCGGAACATCCGCTACACGGCGGAGCGGTACGTCGCGCCGAGGACCGTCGACGAGCTGCGCGAGGTGGTCGCGGCATCCGATTCGGTCAAGGCTCTCGGCTCGCGTCACTCCTTCACCCGCATCGCCGACACGGGCGGGACGCTCGTGTCGACCGCCGAGCTCGATCTTCCGATCCAGGTGGATGCCGCGCAGAAGCGGGTGCGCGTCGGCGGGGGCGTCCGTTACGGCGAACTCGCGCAGGAGCTCGACCGGCAGGGGTGGGCGCTCGCGAACCTCGCGTCGCTGCCGCACATCTCGGTCGCCGGCGCCGTGAGCACGGGCACGCACGGGTCGGGTGTGGGCAACCGCTCGCTCGCCGCCGCGGTGACCGGCCTCGAACTCGTCACGTCGACCGGTGAGCTGGTGCAGCTGACCGACCGCGACGACGCCCTCGCCGGCGCGGTCGTGGGGCTTGGTGCGCTCGGGATCGTGACGACCGTCGAGCTCGCGATCGAGCCGACGTACGAGGTCGCGCAGACCGTGTACGAGAACGTGCCGCTCGAGGCAGTGCGGAAGGCGTTCGACGTCATCGCGGGGTCGGCCTACAGCGTCTCGTTCTTCACGACGTTCCGCGACGACATGTACGTCGACCAGGTGTGGCGCAAGGAGCGCACGGATGCCGCGGCGACCCCGATCCCCGCGGCGCTGCGCGATCGCCAGGCGTCGGGCGCCCGGCATCCGCTCCCTGGCGTCTCGGCGGCGTCGTGCACCGTGCAGGGCGGCAAGGCGGGGCGGTGGCTCGATCGGCTGCCGCACTTCAAGCTCGAGTTCACGCCGTCGAACGGCGAGGAGCTGCAGTCCGAGTTCCTGCTGCCGTTCGGCGACGCGGTGGCTGCGTTCGACGCGGTCCGCGAGCTCTCCGAGCGCCTGAAGCCCGTGTTGCAGGTGTGCGAGGTGCGGACGATCGCCGGCGACGACCTGTGGCTCTCGCCGAGCTCGGGTCGGGACTCGGTCGCGTTCCATTTCACGTGGACCAATGATGAGGCCGGGGTTGCGGAGGTACTGCCCGAGCTCGAAGCCGCGCTCGCGCCGTTCGGTGCCAGGCCGCACTGGGGCAAGGTCTTCACGCCGCGCGATCCCGCCGAGCTCTACCCGCGGTGGGCGGAGTTCGTGCAGCTGCAGCGTGCGCTGGACCCGCGCGGTGCGTTCCTGAACGACTACTTGCGGGCGCTCGGGCTGTAA
- a CDS encoding thioesterase family protein has translation MPAYFERTDATRFQPTTFTGGAWNVTEQHVAPPIGLLAHAIEVDHAARSPQPMQLSRLSVDILGVIPIDDVEVTCRVLRPGRSIELVEATLSQAGRPALSARAWLMHTRDTDPLAGTAHPAMPPRDTIEPVDPSSAWPGEFIATVGEVRRRQQEPGRAQTWILPAVPLLEGEPVSTTARLVSLIDIANGITPRADPREVAFPNLDLTLHLVRTPEDGWIGFDTTVTFGATGLGMTHTVLHDERGVVGSVVQSLTVRPHR, from the coding sequence GTGCCCGCCTACTTCGAACGAACCGACGCGACCAGGTTCCAGCCGACGACGTTCACCGGGGGAGCCTGGAACGTCACCGAGCAGCACGTCGCCCCGCCGATAGGCCTCCTCGCCCATGCGATCGAGGTCGATCACGCGGCGCGCAGCCCGCAGCCGATGCAGCTCTCGCGGCTGTCGGTGGACATCCTCGGGGTGATCCCGATCGACGACGTCGAGGTGACCTGCCGCGTGCTGCGCCCGGGGCGGAGCATCGAACTCGTCGAGGCAACGCTCTCGCAGGCGGGCCGGCCCGCGCTCAGCGCGCGGGCGTGGCTCATGCACACCCGCGACACCGACCCGCTCGCGGGCACCGCCCACCCCGCGATGCCCCCACGCGACACGATCGAGCCCGTCGATCCGTCGTCAGCCTGGCCCGGCGAGTTCATCGCGACCGTCGGCGAGGTGCGACGCCGACAGCAGGAACCGGGTCGTGCACAGACCTGGATCCTCCCCGCCGTCCCGCTTCTCGAGGGAGAGCCGGTGTCGACGACCGCGCGGCTCGTCTCGCTCATCGACATCGCCAACGGGATCACGCCTCGCGCCGACCCGCGCGAGGTGGCCTTCCCGAACCTCGACCTCACCCTGCACCTGGTCCGCACGCCCGAAGACGGATGGATCGGCTTCGACACCACCGTCACCTTCGGCGCGACCGGCCTCGGCATGACCCACACGGTCCTCCACGACGAACGCGGTGTCGTCGGATCCGTCGTCCAGTCCCTCACCGTGAGGCCGCACCGATGA
- a CDS encoding SDR family oxidoreductase: MSSTTSRGVAVVTGGSAGLGRAIVRELADRGWDVAVLARGRDGVDAATAEVRATGRRAHGISVDVADNAAVDAAASEIEAELGEIDLWVNNVMSGSIAPFLETTPEDYERATQVTYLGTVNGTRAALTRMRPRNRGHVIQIGSALAHRGIPLQAAYCGSKHAVHGFTDSVVSELTHEGSAVAVSIVDMPALNTTQFGWVKSPFSEHPQPVPPIYQPEVGARAVADVADKPRRRTWVGESTVGLVLGTRVAGRFMDWYLARNAWEGQFAPDKGSSTTPPNLYEPVPGDHGAHGAFDDRARGESIQTRALRHRPELYSAASVAVVAALAGVVKLLRR, encoded by the coding sequence GTGAGCAGCACCACATCCCGAGGCGTCGCCGTCGTCACCGGCGGCAGCGCAGGACTCGGTCGCGCTATCGTCCGCGAACTCGCCGACCGCGGCTGGGATGTCGCCGTCCTCGCCCGCGGCCGCGACGGGGTGGATGCCGCCACCGCCGAGGTCCGCGCCACGGGACGACGCGCACACGGCATCTCGGTCGATGTCGCGGACAACGCTGCGGTCGACGCCGCCGCATCCGAGATCGAAGCGGAACTCGGCGAGATCGACCTCTGGGTCAACAACGTCATGTCGGGGTCGATCGCCCCGTTCCTCGAGACGACTCCCGAGGACTACGAACGGGCGACCCAGGTCACCTACCTCGGCACCGTGAACGGCACCCGCGCCGCACTGACGCGGATGCGGCCGCGCAATCGCGGTCACGTCATCCAGATCGGCTCGGCTCTGGCACACCGCGGCATCCCGCTCCAGGCGGCGTACTGCGGCTCGAAGCACGCCGTGCACGGATTCACCGACTCGGTCGTGTCCGAACTCACCCATGAGGGCAGCGCGGTCGCCGTCTCGATCGTCGACATGCCGGCCCTGAACACCACGCAGTTCGGCTGGGTGAAGTCGCCCTTCTCGGAGCACCCGCAGCCCGTCCCGCCGATCTACCAGCCCGAGGTCGGAGCCCGCGCGGTCGCCGACGTCGCGGACAAGCCCCGCCGCCGCACCTGGGTGGGGGAGTCGACCGTCGGCCTCGTGCTCGGCACCCGCGTCGCCGGCCGGTTCATGGACTGGTACCTCGCCAGGAACGCCTGGGAGGGGCAGTTCGCGCCCGACAAGGGCTCGTCGACCACCCCGCCCAACCTGTACGAGCCCGTACCCGGCGACCACGGGGCTCACGGCGCGTTCGACGATCGCGCGCGCGGCGAGAGCATCCAGACCCGCGCGCTGCGGCACCGGCCCGAGTTGTACTCCGCGGCATCCGTCGCCGTCGTCGCCGCGCTCGCCGGCGTCGTGAAGCTGCTGCGGCGCTGA
- a CDS encoding NUDIX domain-containing protein: MPHLHTDPGDHDATVSFFIVRTDGPEPRLTYHLHLKVRKLMMFGGHIERNETPWAAVLRELVEESGYQPAQVQLLQPLIRMRQVTDAAAHPVPVMSSTACTSADPAHFHTDLLYALITDEEPAGAPEDGESTDIRLVTRSELDRIPDEDIFEMWREAGRFILDEILDAWEPVAMDAYPGTAPLV, from the coding sequence ATGCCCCACCTCCACACCGACCCCGGCGACCACGACGCGACGGTCAGCTTCTTCATCGTGCGCACCGACGGTCCGGAGCCGCGCCTGACGTACCACCTGCATCTCAAGGTGCGGAAGCTCATGATGTTCGGCGGGCATATCGAGCGCAACGAGACGCCGTGGGCGGCGGTGCTCCGCGAGCTCGTCGAGGAATCCGGCTACCAGCCCGCACAGGTCCAGCTGCTGCAGCCGCTCATCCGGATGAGGCAGGTGACGGATGCCGCCGCCCACCCCGTCCCGGTGATGTCGTCCACTGCCTGCACCTCCGCCGATCCGGCGCATTTCCACACCGACCTGCTCTACGCCCTCATCACCGACGAGGAGCCCGCAGGCGCACCGGAGGACGGCGAGTCCACCGACATCCGTCTGGTCACGCGCAGCGAACTCGACCGCATCCCCGACGAGGACATCTTCGAGATGTGGCGCGAGGCGGGACGGTTCATCCTCGACGAGATCCTCGACGCCTGGGAGCCCGTCGCGATGGACGCCTACCCCGGCACAGCGCCCCTGGTGTGA
- a CDS encoding aldo/keto reductase has protein sequence MTVPTLTLNDGHTIPQLGFGVFQVDPAEAERIVSVALEAGYRHIDTAAAYQNEEGVGRAIAASGIPRDELFITTKLWNSEQGRATARPAIESSLEKLGLDHVDLYLIHWPRPDKDLYVETWQEFENFQADGLTRSIGVSNFHQPHLQRLFDETDTVPAVNQIELHPAFAQRELRGFQEPKGILTESWGPLGQGKYDLFGEKAVADAAEAHGVSPAQVVIRWHLQEGLIVFPKSATPERIRSNFDVFGFELTSDEVAAIGALDRGLRVGSNPETATF, from the coding sequence ATGACCGTTCCCACTCTCACACTCAACGACGGACACACCATTCCCCAGCTGGGCTTCGGCGTCTTCCAGGTCGATCCCGCCGAGGCCGAGCGCATCGTCAGCGTCGCCCTCGAAGCCGGCTACCGCCACATCGACACGGCGGCGGCGTACCAGAACGAAGAGGGCGTCGGCCGGGCCATCGCGGCCTCCGGCATCCCTCGTGACGAGCTGTTCATCACCACGAAGCTGTGGAACTCCGAGCAGGGTCGCGCCACGGCTCGTCCGGCGATCGAGTCGAGCCTCGAGAAGCTCGGGCTCGACCACGTCGACCTGTATCTGATCCACTGGCCGCGCCCCGACAAGGACCTCTACGTCGAGACGTGGCAGGAGTTCGAGAACTTCCAGGCCGACGGTCTGACGCGCTCGATCGGCGTCTCGAACTTCCACCAGCCGCACCTGCAGCGCCTGTTCGATGAGACCGACACGGTGCCGGCCGTCAATCAGATCGAGCTGCACCCGGCATTCGCGCAGCGCGAGCTCCGCGGCTTCCAGGAGCCGAAGGGCATCCTCACCGAATCGTGGGGGCCGCTCGGTCAGGGCAAGTACGACCTGTTCGGCGAGAAGGCCGTGGCGGATGCCGCCGAGGCACACGGCGTGAGCCCGGCTCAGGTCGTCATCCGCTGGCACCTGCAGGAAGGCCTCATCGTCTTCCCGAAGTCCGCGACGCCCGAGCGGATCCGCTCCAATTTCGACGTGTTCGGCTTCGAGCTCACCTCGGACGAGGTCGCCGCGATCGGCGCCCTCGATCGTGGTCTGCGTGTGGGATCCAACCCGGAGACCGCCACGTTCTGA
- a CDS encoding SRPBCC family protein translates to MGNAHRLTRYAMEEASRTGRTELGVEHLFLALTLDEADAGQVLRAAGATIAAAREAVAAEEAAHLAALGAAGAGLAPGPIAVGPSAGWAWSPVAERVLTSPGDGTSAGILRRLLDEPSGAIEALLRRLNMTADDLRARLDAAAGLPPVTTARRRHPLARSAASFVAAPVDETWALVSDPERLPEWEDSVDHVSAAPDGDWVATPRDDVETRPAFRRLSISRTMDADTHHVTWTFRYPDAPKANARRIGLRLEPAAGGTTVHIDYSWERTYRRRRSGLGWMMAPLYRVALAMQVARVGAAIGAAVR, encoded by the coding sequence ATGGGAAACGCACATCGCCTCACGCGGTATGCCATGGAGGAGGCATCCCGCACCGGCCGCACCGAGCTCGGTGTCGAGCACCTGTTCCTCGCGCTCACCCTCGACGAGGCCGATGCCGGCCAGGTCCTCCGAGCCGCGGGAGCGACGATCGCGGCAGCCCGTGAGGCCGTCGCCGCGGAGGAGGCCGCTCACCTCGCCGCGCTCGGCGCCGCGGGGGCCGGCCTCGCACCCGGGCCCATCGCCGTCGGACCCTCCGCAGGATGGGCGTGGTCCCCCGTGGCCGAACGGGTGCTGACCTCACCGGGAGACGGAACGAGCGCCGGCATCCTGCGCCGCCTGCTCGACGAGCCGAGCGGGGCGATCGAGGCGCTGCTGCGCCGCCTGAACATGACGGCCGACGATCTGCGTGCGCGGCTGGACGCCGCCGCGGGGTTGCCGCCGGTGACGACGGCGCGGCGGCGGCATCCGCTCGCCCGGTCGGCCGCGTCGTTCGTCGCTGCACCCGTCGACGAGACCTGGGCGCTCGTGTCCGACCCCGAGCGCCTGCCGGAGTGGGAGGACTCCGTGGACCACGTGAGCGCCGCCCCCGATGGCGACTGGGTCGCGACGCCTCGCGACGACGTCGAGACCAGACCGGCGTTCCGTCGGCTGTCCATCAGCCGGACGATGGATGCCGACACGCACCACGTCACGTGGACGTTCCGCTACCCCGACGCCCCGAAGGCGAACGCGCGGCGCATTGGCTTGCGCCTGGAGCCGGCCGCGGGTGGAACGACGGTACATATCGACTACTCGTGGGAGCGCACGTACCGTCGCCGCAGGAGCGGGCTCGGCTGGATGATGGCGCCGCTGTACCGCGTGGCCCTCGCGATGCAGGTGGCCAGGGTGGGTGCCGCGATCGGGGCTGCGGTGCGCTGA
- a CDS encoding SDR family oxidoreductase: MTLPLAGKTALVTGVSRRRGIGFAVASRLAELGASVFVQHWRPHDLDQPWGGDDLDAVRSGIRSALVGDARFGDVEADLTDAGAIPDLIDAASALTGRLDVLVCNHAKSGDDGSILDMTADRLDAFWSTNARSTLLLTAEFARRLAPPQSGQRRPGDAIEGAKPYAEPTGRVFWMTSGQGHGAMFGEVAYATSKAALAGITRTVAAELLELGIVLNTVNPGPVNTGYMDPDTADRDTSGLDEWIRATPFGRVGVPADPAALIGWLSTAEGAWVVGQVLTSDGGFSL, encoded by the coding sequence ATGACCCTTCCCCTTGCAGGAAAGACCGCCCTCGTCACGGGCGTCTCGCGCCGTCGCGGCATCGGCTTCGCGGTAGCCTCCCGCCTCGCAGAGCTCGGCGCGAGCGTCTTCGTGCAGCACTGGCGGCCTCACGACCTCGACCAGCCATGGGGCGGGGACGACCTCGATGCGGTGCGCAGCGGCATCCGCTCGGCCCTCGTCGGCGACGCGAGATTCGGCGACGTCGAGGCGGATCTGACGGATGCCGGGGCGATCCCCGACCTCATCGACGCCGCGTCCGCGCTGACCGGCCGCCTCGACGTCCTCGTCTGCAATCACGCCAAGAGCGGCGACGACGGCAGCATCCTCGACATGACCGCCGACCGGCTCGACGCGTTCTGGAGCACGAACGCCCGCTCGACGCTCCTGCTCACGGCGGAGTTCGCCCGCCGCCTCGCCCCGCCGCAGTCGGGTCAGCGGCGCCCGGGCGACGCGATCGAGGGCGCGAAACCGTACGCCGAGCCGACCGGGCGCGTGTTCTGGATGACCTCGGGCCAGGGCCACGGCGCGATGTTCGGCGAGGTTGCGTATGCGACGAGCAAGGCGGCGCTCGCGGGCATCACCCGCACCGTCGCGGCCGAACTGCTCGAACTCGGCATCGTCCTCAACACCGTCAACCCCGGCCCCGTGAACACCGGCTACATGGATCCCGACACCGCCGACCGCGACACGTCGGGACTCGACGAGTGGATCCGGGCGACCCCCTTCGGCCGTGTCGGCGTGCCGGCCGATCCCGCCGCACTCATCGGCTGGCTGTCTACGGCCGAGGGCGCCTGGGTCGTCGGCCAGGTCCTCACGAGCGACGGCGGATTCAGCCTCTGA